The Microbacterium paraoxydans genome includes a window with the following:
- the mpaP gene encoding daptide biosynthesis intramembrane metalloprotease — MTTAGPRTVWRRRGRGRDALTAESCPILAAGVAFEPTAEGSGWLATVQGVPSARLSRPVVDLLTAMDGRTAVSALRARFAAGETDESVLRLMERFRDTGLLDGGASRLPGRVTYRPPFTVQFATLRASALFARLDRVVVPVPHRAVLAVVAAVVGAGTVGAALHLGELGAVLARPVPLAGFALVVVALGLATLVHETAHGLTLTRLGGRPRRAGFMLLYLTPAFFVDVTDGWRLPDRRHRVAIALAGPAVHATVAAVAMLAALALPSSAARETLLLLAISCTVVVLVNLIPFVRFDGYLALMSALDEPNLRRRSIRDGAGFLARLVFGAPRQPRALERWWSVPFGLCCLAAPVIMVLFAVVRTAQLLDGAGPAASLFVLALEAVVVVAGVVLLVRALVRMWRSGASRFRLVGVTAALAAGIVAAGILVPVPTAAVLGFSVDDDRVVLVRGGRDPGTRIPDGAPVVLSTRGILASEYRGEGTIRTRPATETEVPVEALFPVRTPGASVPATAVAEVEVSGERSALPAAGQARVQLGTAPLWQALWAAVASPLAALTSEEERG; from the coding sequence ATGACGACGGCAGGGCCACGAACCGTGTGGCGACGTCGCGGACGAGGGCGGGACGCCCTCACCGCCGAGTCGTGTCCGATCCTGGCCGCCGGCGTCGCGTTCGAGCCGACGGCGGAGGGCTCCGGGTGGCTCGCCACTGTCCAGGGCGTGCCGTCGGCGCGGCTGTCCCGACCGGTCGTCGACCTGCTGACGGCGATGGACGGCCGCACCGCGGTCTCCGCGCTGCGTGCCCGTTTCGCGGCGGGGGAGACCGATGAGAGCGTGCTGCGACTGATGGAACGCTTCCGCGACACCGGGCTCCTGGACGGGGGTGCGTCCCGGCTGCCCGGTCGTGTCACGTATCGACCGCCGTTCACCGTGCAGTTCGCGACCCTCCGCGCGTCCGCGCTCTTCGCGCGTCTCGACCGTGTGGTCGTGCCCGTCCCGCATCGTGCGGTCCTCGCGGTCGTCGCCGCGGTGGTCGGTGCCGGGACCGTCGGCGCGGCCCTGCACCTCGGCGAGCTGGGTGCCGTGCTCGCTCGTCCGGTGCCGCTCGCCGGCTTCGCCCTCGTCGTCGTGGCGCTCGGCCTCGCGACCCTGGTCCACGAGACCGCGCACGGGCTCACCCTCACCCGGCTGGGAGGCCGGCCGCGGCGCGCGGGGTTCATGCTCCTGTACCTCACGCCCGCCTTCTTCGTCGATGTCACGGACGGCTGGCGGCTCCCCGACCGACGGCATCGTGTGGCGATCGCCCTGGCCGGCCCCGCCGTCCACGCCACGGTGGCGGCGGTGGCGATGCTCGCCGCTCTCGCCCTGCCGTCGTCGGCGGCCCGCGAGACACTGCTGCTCCTCGCGATCTCCTGCACGGTCGTCGTGCTCGTGAACCTGATCCCCTTCGTGCGCTTCGACGGGTACCTCGCCCTGATGAGCGCCCTGGACGAGCCGAATCTCCGGAGGAGGTCGATCCGCGACGGCGCGGGCTTCCTCGCCCGCCTCGTGTTCGGGGCGCCGCGGCAGCCGCGGGCGCTGGAGCGGTGGTGGAGCGTGCCGTTCGGTCTCTGCTGCCTGGCGGCTCCGGTCATCATGGTGCTGTTCGCGGTCGTCCGGACCGCGCAGCTGCTCGACGGAGCCGGCCCGGCGGCGAGCCTCTTCGTGCTCGCTCTGGAGGCCGTCGTGGTCGTGGCGGGCGTCGTCCTCCTGGTGCGCGCTCTGGTCCGGATGTGGCGATCCGGTGCCTCGCGGTTCCGCCTCGTCGGCGTGACCGCCGCGCTCGCGGCCGGAATCGTGGCCGCCGGCATCCTCGTCCCGGTCCCGACGGCCGCGGTGCTGGGGTTCTCCGTGGACGACGACCGGGTGGTCCTGGTGCGGGGCGGACGGGATCCCGGCACCCGCATCCCGGACGGCGCCCCGGTCGTCTTGTCGACGCGGGGCATCCTCGCCAGCGAGTACCGCGGCGAGGGGACGATCAGGACCCGACCTGCGACGGAGACCGAGGTGCCGGTCGAGGCGCTCTTCCCGGTCAGGACGCCCGGGGCATCGGTCCCGGCGACGGCCGTGGCGGAGGTGGAGGTGTCGGGGGAGCGCAGCGCCCTCCCGGCAGCGGGACAGGCGCGCGTGCAGCTCGGCACGGCGCCGCTCTGGCAGGCGCTCTGGGCGGCGGTCGCGTCGCCGCTGGCAGCTCTCACGAGCGAGGAGGAGAGAGGATGA
- the mpaM gene encoding daptide-type RiPP biosynthesis methyltransferase, which yields MTSLITETVAARLDLVGATARAQDLYAGAGTDFYDRLVGPDRAEIREVLGLAHTASGPVLDLAAGSGRLTIPLARSGHRVTAVDLSADMLARLRGAVPHGATVECVVADMRDLALGEHFGLVVLGATSITLLDGEDRARLYAGVRRHLASSGVFALTIADGASADALVLPTDREITVPGSAGDEPYLFAQQIEDDGAVRLVNWVRLADIAPRAEVPVLTSRLHVLNPRLLADELVEANFAVPETSPVRTPVGVEILLLTTTRAEDGRGGR from the coding sequence ATGACGTCCCTGATCACCGAGACCGTGGCGGCACGGCTCGACCTCGTCGGCGCGACCGCCAGGGCACAGGACCTGTACGCCGGAGCCGGCACCGACTTCTACGACCGGCTCGTCGGCCCGGACCGAGCCGAGATCCGCGAGGTCCTGGGGCTCGCGCACACGGCCTCCGGACCCGTGCTGGACCTCGCCGCGGGCAGCGGACGGCTGACGATCCCGCTCGCACGCTCGGGGCATCGCGTCACGGCGGTGGATCTCTCTGCGGACATGCTCGCGCGTCTCCGCGGCGCCGTGCCGCACGGGGCGACCGTCGAGTGCGTCGTGGCGGACATGCGCGACCTCGCGCTCGGCGAGCACTTCGGCCTCGTCGTCCTCGGGGCGACCTCCATCACGCTGCTCGATGGCGAAGACCGGGCGCGTCTCTACGCGGGCGTTCGACGTCATCTGGCCTCCTCCGGCGTCTTCGCCCTCACCATCGCGGACGGGGCGTCGGCGGACGCTCTCGTACTCCCGACCGACCGCGAGATCACGGTCCCCGGCAGCGCGGGAGACGAGCCCTACCTCTTCGCGCAGCAGATCGAGGACGACGGCGCCGTGCGGCTGGTCAACTGGGTCCGCCTCGCGGACATCGCCCCGCGCGCGGAGGTGCCGGTCCTCACGAGTCGCCTGCACGTGCTGAACCCCCGACTCCTCGCCGACGAACTCGTCGAGGCCAATTTCGCGGTGCCCGAGACGTCCCCGGTGCGGACGCCCGTCGGTGTGGAGATCCTCCTCCTCACCACCACCCGCGCCGAGGATGGAAGGGGCGGGCGATGA
- the mpaA3 gene encoding MpaA3 family daptide-type RiPP has protein sequence MQSTSLEFLELEQIDTPLEWWEHASYIIAIIGGAAAIAT, from the coding sequence GTGCAGTCCACGTCGCTGGAGTTCCTGGAACTCGAACAGATCGACACCCCGCTCGAGTGGTGGGAGCACGCGAGCTACATCATCGCGATCATCGGCGGAGCCGCCGCCATCGCGACCTGA
- the mpaA2 gene encoding MpaA2 family daptide-type RiPP: MTAALPALEFTELEAMDAPGDADDYIRGFAVGVIIGILALT, translated from the coding sequence ATGACCGCAGCACTGCCGGCGCTCGAGTTCACCGAACTCGAGGCCATGGACGCGCCGGGCGATGCCGATGACTACATCCGCGGCTTCGCCGTGGGCGTGATCATCGGAATTCTCGCTCTGACCTAG
- the mpaA1 gene encoding MpaA1 family daptide-type RiPP: MNESTEMSIRFQELDPMEAPSWDSFYQGVIGALVLIGIGAAAAT, encoded by the coding sequence ATGAACGAAAGCACGGAGATGAGCATCCGGTTCCAGGAGCTCGACCCGATGGAGGCCCCCAGCTGGGACAGCTTCTACCAGGGCGTGATCGGCGCGCTGGTCCTCATCGGGATCGGTGCGGCAGCCGCCACGTGA